A stretch of Caenibius tardaugens NBRC 16725 DNA encodes these proteins:
- a CDS encoding HlyD family efflux transporter periplasmic adaptor subunit: protein MSAQDASDIWNWDDPQDRRLISASRIVQLLGLLLVVGLIWAWLAELDEVATGSGRVVPTSREQIIQSLEGGILAKLFVRQDTLVQPGQTLAQLDPTLAGSTVEESAAKYRAALAASARLRAEVNQTPLTFPSELAQFADLKAEETRLYQARRQSLASSVGLIDESLGLISKELAIGESLIEVGAASKMEVLRLRRQRADLALKKADLRSQYIVEARQELAKADEEVKALAPVVRGRSNTLDRLTLRSPVHGIVKSIAVSTLGGVVPPNGEIMQITPLDDQLLIEARIAPRDIAFIHPGQRATVKITAYDYAIYGGLDGVVTTISPDTIRDEVKPEIFYYRVFVRTKSDALVNKAGKRFPIVPGMIATVDVHTGEKTVLQYLLKPVNRAREALRER, encoded by the coding sequence ATGAGCGCGCAGGATGCCTCCGACATCTGGAACTGGGACGATCCGCAGGACAGGCGCCTGATATCGGCCAGCCGGATCGTGCAATTGCTGGGCCTTCTGCTGGTGGTCGGGTTGATCTGGGCATGGTTGGCCGAACTGGACGAAGTCGCAACCGGCAGCGGCCGCGTGGTCCCAACCTCCCGCGAACAGATCATCCAATCACTCGAAGGGGGCATTCTGGCCAAACTGTTTGTACGGCAGGATACACTGGTGCAGCCCGGCCAGACACTCGCCCAACTGGATCCCACGCTTGCCGGTTCCACAGTGGAAGAAAGTGCCGCCAAATATCGTGCCGCCCTCGCCGCCTCCGCCCGGCTGCGGGCAGAAGTCAACCAGACACCGCTGACATTCCCTTCCGAGCTTGCGCAATTCGCCGATCTCAAAGCCGAGGAAACCCGGCTCTATCAGGCACGCCGGCAAAGTCTGGCCAGTTCCGTGGGGCTCATCGATGAATCGCTGGGTCTGATCAGCAAGGAACTGGCGATCGGGGAATCGCTGATCGAAGTGGGCGCCGCGAGCAAGATGGAAGTCCTGCGCCTGCGCCGCCAGCGCGCCGATCTGGCGCTGAAAAAGGCCGATCTGCGTTCGCAATATATCGTGGAAGCGCGGCAGGAACTGGCCAAGGCTGATGAAGAGGTCAAGGCGCTGGCCCCGGTCGTGCGCGGCCGATCGAACACGCTCGATCGCCTGACACTCCGTTCACCAGTGCACGGTATCGTGAAAAGTATCGCGGTTTCGACGCTGGGCGGAGTGGTGCCGCCCAATGGTGAGATCATGCAGATCACGCCGCTTGATGATCAGCTCCTGATCGAAGCCCGGATCGCACCGCGCGACATTGCCTTCATCCATCCCGGGCAGCGCGCAACTGTGAAAATCACCGCATACGATTATGCCATTTACGGTGGACTGGATGGCGTGGTGACCACAATCTCCCCCGACACCATCAGAGACGAGGTTAAACCGGAAATATTCTATTATCGCGTGTTCGTGCGGACAAAATCGGATGCCTTGGTGAACAAGGCCGGGAAGCGTTTCCCCATTGTCCCGGGTATGATCGCCACCGTGGATGTCCACACCGGCGAGAAAACGGTGCTGCAATACCTGCTCAAGCCGGTAAATCGTGCACGGGAGGCCTTGCGCGAAAGGTGA
- a CDS encoding Dabb family protein: MSITHLCLITYKDGATVDQATRAAIEQAYLSLPDLIDGITAMRVGHDLSLLDGNAHFAITATFRDRDAFLAYSTHPAHMDVIFPVVGPHMASYSTAQFGG; encoded by the coding sequence GTGAGCATTACCCATCTGTGTCTGATCACCTACAAGGATGGTGCAACTGTTGATCAGGCCACCCGCGCCGCGATCGAACAGGCCTATCTCAGCCTGCCGGATCTGATCGACGGCATCACCGCCATGCGTGTCGGGCACGATCTTTCGCTGCTCGATGGCAACGCCCATTTCGCGATCACGGCGACCTTTCGGGATCGCGATGCCTTTCTCGCCTATTCAACCCACCCCGCGCATATGGACGTGATTTTCCCGGTGGTGGGTCCGCACATGGCCAGTTACAGCACCGCGCAGTTCGGCGGATAA
- a CDS encoding MarR family transcriptional regulator, translating to MQQGKDIFENKMISEALRLLNTRSQMSEFFKSNPLHDGDWIMLLELFISGKSETIYVKQLALTSAESATAAMRRIDRLESEGLISRHPDHRDRRRVIVQLSEQGYAAVQMLLHNIFGSDTQA from the coding sequence ATGCAGCAAGGAAAAGATATTTTTGAAAATAAAATGATTTCTGAAGCCCTGCGACTTTTGAATACGAGGTCGCAGATGTCAGAATTTTTTAAATCCAACCCCCTGCATGATGGCGATTGGATCATGTTGTTAGAATTATTTATAAGCGGCAAGAGCGAGACGATTTACGTCAAGCAATTGGCACTCACTTCCGCTGAATCGGCGACAGCCGCTATGCGGAGAATTGATCGGCTTGAAAGTGAAGGATTGATTTCAAGACATCCTGATCATCGGGATCGGCGCCGAGTCATCGTTCAACTGAGCGAACAAGGCTACGCGGCGGTGCAAATGCTGCTGCATAATATCTTTGGATCAGACACACAGGCATGA
- a CDS encoding TonB-dependent receptor translates to MAKAVYIRAMGGMGLAAGALIAQPAAAQQSDAQSDIRNTEIIVTAQRREQSLQQVPVAVSAVNAAQLETRRLNNIDQLSGIAPNLTITAGNTTSSSLQIAIRGSVTTNVSMVNEPTVGIYVDGVYVGKGSGPIFDIGDLERVEVLRGPQGTLFGRNTLAGAVSFVTRKPSNELRVEGEVTYGKYDYRALRGLINVPLTDRLFVKVAGQLQRRDGFTKSINPNASGGQDDRHRDSVMAQVRWQPADDWTIDYAYDYSRSKEHPMTAIFAVGAGNIFDPASPYYAGIPAYLYTQQTQNGNNRPKDILTDIYSTDRSRVFGHALTIEKDFGGAALKSITAYRKVKVNDSDSLDVDGSPFPIANGGFDINFKQFSQELQLTGKALDDKLNYVLGAFYLSDRGDSWNPQSYFFGGNAFDTSFGIRSRAWAIYGQADYKFANGFTITGGLRFTRERKQIDRHYEILALTPNPFDLPMPLTTIDIKPGDKVRESFGNLTPTVILSYEFSPDLNVYGKYSVGFRSGGFNGEATTDEAVRSFFKPELNKSFELGLKSRFFDRRLQINIAAFYNKESDKQVPVFLAAGTAATINRNAGRATIKGLEIEVDARPVDALHIYGSLGLLRTKFKQYLDTDPLGAIVDVAANRYFAKAPRTSATVGADITLFDSEKWGKLTLGGDVQYQSKTFSLPGQRLYDPRFALVATGAELAIPSSTVANARLRLDDIALNDSGLNAYVMLWVNNLTNYRKVNNKIAFGPNFGGLIVANYHEPLTAGITVGFKLR, encoded by the coding sequence ATGGCGAAAGCCGTCTATATTCGTGCAATGGGGGGTATGGGGCTGGCCGCGGGGGCGCTGATCGCACAGCCGGCCGCTGCGCAGCAATCCGATGCGCAATCGGACATTCGCAACACGGAAATCATCGTCACGGCCCAGCGCCGCGAACAATCGTTGCAGCAGGTCCCCGTGGCGGTGTCGGCCGTCAATGCTGCCCAGCTGGAAACGCGGCGACTCAACAATATCGACCAGCTTTCCGGGATCGCTCCGAACCTGACCATCACGGCCGGGAATACGACCTCCTCGTCGCTGCAAATTGCCATTCGCGGGTCGGTTACGACCAACGTGTCGATGGTCAATGAACCGACGGTCGGCATCTATGTCGATGGCGTCTATGTCGGGAAAGGCAGCGGCCCGATTTTCGATATTGGCGATCTCGAACGGGTCGAAGTTTTGCGCGGGCCGCAGGGCACCTTGTTCGGTCGCAACACGCTGGCCGGGGCGGTCAGTTTCGTTACCCGCAAGCCTTCCAATGAACTGCGGGTCGAAGGCGAGGTGACGTACGGCAAATACGATTATCGCGCGTTGCGCGGGTTGATCAATGTGCCGCTGACGGATCGCCTGTTCGTCAAGGTCGCGGGCCAGTTGCAGCGGCGCGATGGCTTTACGAAGAGCATCAACCCCAATGCCAGCGGCGGGCAGGACGATCGCCATCGGGACAGCGTGATGGCGCAAGTGCGCTGGCAACCGGCGGATGACTGGACGATCGACTACGCCTACGATTATTCGCGGTCCAAAGAACACCCGATGACCGCCATTTTTGCCGTGGGCGCGGGCAATATCTTTGACCCGGCCTCACCCTACTACGCCGGTATTCCTGCCTATCTCTATACGCAGCAGACCCAGAACGGGAACAATCGTCCCAAGGATATTCTGACCGATATCTATTCGACCGACCGTTCCCGGGTTTTCGGCCATGCCCTGACCATCGAAAAAGATTTCGGGGGCGCGGCGCTCAAATCGATCACCGCGTACCGCAAGGTTAAAGTCAACGATTCCGACAGTCTCGATGTCGATGGCAGCCCGTTTCCCATCGCCAACGGTGGTTTCGACATCAATTTCAAACAGTTCAGCCAGGAATTGCAGCTGACCGGCAAGGCGTTGGATGACAAGCTGAATTATGTGCTTGGCGCTTTCTATCTCTCTGATCGGGGGGATTCCTGGAATCCGCAAAGTTACTTCTTCGGTGGCAATGCCTTCGATACCTCGTTCGGCATTCGCAGCCGCGCATGGGCCATTTACGGGCAGGCCGATTACAAGTTCGCCAACGGTTTCACGATCACCGGCGGGCTGCGTTTCACGCGTGAACGCAAGCAGATCGACCGGCATTACGAGATTCTCGCGCTGACGCCCAATCCCTTCGATTTGCCGATGCCGCTCACCACGATCGATATCAAACCGGGTGACAAGGTCAGGGAAAGTTTCGGCAATCTCACGCCGACCGTGATCCTGTCCTATGAATTCAGCCCGGATCTCAACGTCTATGGCAAGTATAGCGTCGGGTTCCGCAGCGGCGGTTTCAACGGTGAAGCGACAACGGATGAGGCTGTACGCAGCTTCTTCAAGCCGGAACTCAACAAATCGTTCGAACTGGGGCTGAAGAGCCGGTTCTTCGATCGCCGTCTGCAGATCAACATCGCGGCCTTCTACAACAAGGAATCGGACAAGCAGGTGCCGGTGTTTCTGGCGGCTGGCACGGCAGCGACCATCAACAGGAATGCCGGGCGCGCGACGATCAAGGGGCTGGAAATCGAGGTGGATGCGCGGCCGGTGGATGCGTTGCACATCTATGGGTCGCTCGGTTTGCTGCGTACCAAGTTCAAGCAGTATCTCGATACCGATCCTTTGGGCGCAATCGTCGATGTGGCCGCGAACCGCTATTTCGCCAAGGCGCCGCGCACCAGCGCTACGGTGGGGGCCGATATCACCCTGTTCGACAGCGAAAAGTGGGGCAAGCTCACACTGGGCGGCGACGTGCAGTATCAGAGCAAGACATTCTCCCTGCCGGGGCAGCGCCTCTACGATCCGCGCTTTGCCCTGGTCGCGACAGGCGCGGAACTTGCGATTCCATCGTCGACCGTGGCCAATGCGCGGCTGCGGCTGGATGACATCGCGCTGAACGACAGTGGGTTGAATGCCTATGTCATGCTGTGGGTCAACAATCTGACGAACTACCGCAAGGTGAACAACAAGATCGCGTTTGGCCCCAATTTCGGTGGTCTGATCGTGGCGAATTATCACGAACCGCTTACGGCGGGTATTACGGTGGGTTTCAAACTCCGCTGA
- a CDS encoding fatty acyl-CoA synthetase, protein MRAENPAGDEVRDARQRLVSDILRLQARRSPDKVALVYEGQKDTYADLERLVSRFANRLIAMGVGPGDRVAILSHNNRAFVLARFGIIRAGAVFTPINFMLNAAEVRYVLDHARPVAIISEDALCAIADEALSGLANPPRIKAYIRHTGAAVPVGWDDIEDWLAHPDDSTPAVSRGEDDPVQLMYTSGTESHPKGAMLSSRNLFAQYVSCAIDGHMAADDVDLHCLPLYHCAQLDCFLSVDLYLGATSILMRAPDVGKMLEMIEAEKVTKLFCPPTVWIALLRHPDFDTRDLTSLKKGYYGASVMPVAIVEELVRRLPGMGLWNFYGQTEMAPVATILQPEEQLRKLGSAGRPAINVETSVVDDDGRPVAVGEVGEIVHRGSQVMLGYYLDEAKTREAFRGGWFHSGDLGRFDEEGYLYLVDRKKDMIKSGGENVASREVEEVLFKHPDVQEAAVFGIPDEKWIEAVTAVVVARPGVTADVASIEAHCRTHLAGYKRPKAIHLAESLPKNASGKILKRELRERYVPQ, encoded by the coding sequence ATGCGTGCAGAGAACCCCGCTGGCGATGAGGTGCGCGATGCGAGGCAGAGGCTGGTAAGCGATATCCTGCGCCTTCAGGCCCGCCGTTCTCCGGATAAGGTGGCGCTGGTTTACGAAGGGCAAAAGGACACATACGCCGATCTCGAACGGCTGGTCAGCCGTTTCGCCAATCGCCTGATTGCCATGGGGGTGGGGCCTGGTGATCGCGTGGCGATACTGTCGCACAACAATCGCGCGTTCGTGCTGGCCCGTTTCGGTATCATTCGGGCGGGCGCGGTGTTCACACCGATCAATTTCATGCTCAATGCGGCAGAAGTGCGGTACGTTCTCGACCACGCCCGGCCGGTTGCGATCATTTCCGAAGATGCGCTGTGCGCCATTGCGGATGAGGCGCTTTCCGGGCTGGCCAATCCGCCGCGGATCAAGGCCTATATCCGCCATACGGGCGCTGCGGTGCCTGTGGGCTGGGACGATATCGAAGACTGGCTGGCGCATCCCGATGACAGCACGCCGGCCGTTTCCCGCGGAGAGGATGATCCGGTCCAGCTGATGTATACCAGCGGGACGGAATCCCATCCCAAGGGCGCCATGCTGAGTTCGCGCAATCTGTTCGCCCAGTATGTCAGTTGCGCGATCGATGGCCATATGGCGGCAGACGATGTCGATCTGCATTGTTTGCCGCTTTATCATTGCGCGCAGCTGGACTGTTTCCTCAGTGTCGATCTTTATCTGGGGGCGACCAGCATTCTGATGCGGGCGCCCGATGTCGGCAAGATGCTCGAGATGATCGAGGCGGAAAAGGTGACGAAGCTGTTTTGCCCGCCCACCGTGTGGATCGCCTTGCTGCGTCATCCCGATTTCGACACGCGCGATCTGACATCGTTGAAGAAGGGGTACTACGGCGCGTCCGTCATGCCTGTTGCGATTGTGGAGGAACTTGTGCGGCGCCTGCCCGGCATGGGGCTGTGGAATTTCTACGGACAAACGGAAATGGCCCCGGTGGCGACGATCCTCCAGCCTGAGGAACAGTTGCGCAAGCTGGGTTCCGCCGGTCGGCCCGCCATCAATGTGGAAACCTCGGTGGTCGACGATGATGGCAGACCGGTCGCCGTTGGTGAGGTCGGTGAAATCGTCCACCGGGGATCGCAGGTGATGCTGGGCTATTATCTGGATGAAGCCAAAACCCGCGAGGCGTTTCGCGGCGGGTGGTTCCACAGCGGCGATCTGGGCCGGTTCGATGAAGAGGGATATCTCTATCTGGTCGATCGCAAGAAAGACATGATCAAGTCGGGCGGTGAAAATGTCGCAAGCCGCGAAGTGGAAGAGGTACTGTTCAAGCATCCCGATGTGCAGGAAGCGGCGGTTTTCGGCATCCCCGATGAAAAGTGGATCGAGGCGGTAACAGCCGTGGTTGTCGCGCGCCCCGGGGTAACGGCGGATGTGGCGTCGATCGAGGCGCACTGTCGCACGCATCTGGCCGGATACAAACGGCCCAAGGCGATCCATCTGGCCGAAAGCCTGCCCAAGAATGCCAGTGGCAAGATTCTGAAGCGCGAATTGCGCGAACGATACGTGCCGCAGTGA
- a CDS encoding type I secretion system permease/ATPase — protein sequence MTAIDPVPPTAAEASAADAFQHQPWIEAFRAIARHYRLPAPGEDVRLAAQWQDADNEDERIAALARKTGLQLRFQAIDKTRISPAHLPLIVQFADGALGLVTGIDAAGEVSVAMVGEAGLETRMRADMLVASAARCIIARPIAAMRDARVDAYIRPYEEHWLRRILFTDIRSYANVLIASLAANTLALAGILFSMQVYDRVIPAESFQTLYILFGGVLLAIGFEFLFRRLRMRIIDVLGKRADMRMSDQVFGHALRVRTRERPSSTGTFIAQLRDLEQVRELLTSTTVAAVADIPFFLLFFAIFWSIAGALALVPAAALILLFVPGLLAQKRLRAYAQQAMRESSLRNAMLVEAVQGIEDIKVLQAEHRFQQQWNHYNATTAESQLKLRELTTSLTVWAQNVQNGVYATIILVGAPLVMAGEITTGVLVGASILGSRMIAPVAQISTLLTRLQHAKVGIGSLNQIMALPVDNPDDEHRLQVPAITGDLTFRTAVFRYNDANSPPALTVSDLHIEAGEKIAILGRNGAGKSTLLQACSGLLIPVSGEVACDGLPLHQIDPADVRRDIGLLSQNSRLFHGTIRDNLTLGRAQATDEEILKALEAAGAQDVIRRSTAGLEHMVLEGGRGLSGGQVQGLLLARLLIREPRVALLDEPTAAMDEAAENQFIERFKTWSRNRTVLIATHRTRVLELVDRIIVIHNGRIALDDRKAAALRTMQQRGQAA from the coding sequence ATGACCGCGATCGACCCCGTTCCGCCGACTGCGGCCGAAGCCTCAGCTGCGGATGCATTTCAGCACCAGCCATGGATCGAAGCCTTCCGGGCCATTGCCCGGCATTATCGCCTGCCTGCCCCCGGGGAAGATGTCCGCCTCGCCGCGCAGTGGCAGGATGCGGACAATGAGGATGAACGCATTGCCGCTCTTGCGCGCAAAACGGGGCTGCAACTTCGTTTTCAGGCCATCGACAAGACCCGGATAAGCCCGGCCCACCTGCCGCTGATCGTGCAGTTCGCTGACGGGGCATTGGGGCTCGTCACCGGCATCGACGCCGCGGGCGAGGTGAGCGTGGCCATGGTCGGGGAAGCAGGGCTTGAAACCCGGATGCGCGCCGACATGTTGGTGGCATCCGCCGCGCGGTGCATCATCGCGCGTCCGATCGCCGCAATGCGCGATGCGCGCGTGGACGCCTACATCCGCCCTTATGAAGAACATTGGCTCCGGCGGATTCTGTTCACGGACATCCGATCCTATGCCAACGTGCTGATCGCCTCGCTCGCCGCCAACACACTCGCGCTGGCTGGCATTCTGTTCTCCATGCAGGTTTATGACCGGGTCATTCCAGCGGAATCGTTCCAGACGCTGTATATCCTTTTCGGCGGTGTCTTGCTGGCGATCGGGTTCGAATTCCTGTTCCGCCGGTTGCGCATGCGGATTATTGATGTGCTTGGCAAACGCGCCGATATGCGCATGTCCGATCAGGTTTTTGGCCATGCCTTGCGCGTGCGGACACGCGAACGGCCCTCCTCTACGGGCACTTTCATTGCCCAGTTACGCGATCTGGAACAGGTCCGCGAACTCCTGACATCGACCACGGTTGCCGCCGTTGCGGACATTCCCTTCTTTCTGCTGTTCTTTGCCATTTTCTGGTCCATCGCAGGGGCACTGGCACTGGTTCCCGCGGCCGCACTGATCCTGCTGTTCGTGCCGGGGCTGCTCGCCCAGAAAAGGCTGCGGGCCTATGCCCAGCAGGCCATGCGCGAAAGCTCCTTGCGCAATGCCATGCTGGTCGAAGCCGTGCAGGGGATCGAGGATATCAAAGTGCTGCAGGCAGAACATCGCTTCCAGCAGCAATGGAACCACTACAACGCCACCACGGCGGAATCGCAACTCAAACTGCGCGAACTGACCACCAGCCTGACCGTATGGGCGCAAAATGTGCAGAACGGTGTCTATGCCACCATTATCCTTGTTGGCGCGCCACTGGTTATGGCTGGCGAGATCACAACGGGTGTGCTGGTCGGCGCGTCGATCCTGGGATCGCGCATGATCGCACCTGTCGCCCAGATCAGCACGCTGCTGACCCGACTGCAGCATGCCAAAGTCGGCATCGGCAGCCTGAACCAGATCATGGCGTTGCCGGTCGACAACCCCGATGATGAACATCGCCTGCAAGTGCCGGCTATCACCGGCGATCTGACCTTCCGGACTGCCGTGTTCCGCTATAACGATGCCAATAGCCCGCCAGCCCTGACCGTATCCGACCTGCACATCGAAGCGGGGGAGAAAATCGCCATTCTGGGCCGCAACGGCGCAGGCAAATCGACCCTCCTGCAGGCATGTTCAGGCCTGCTGATACCCGTTTCGGGCGAAGTGGCATGCGATGGGCTGCCTCTGCATCAGATCGACCCGGCCGATGTACGGCGCGATATTGGCCTGCTCAGCCAGAACAGCAGGCTTTTTCACGGCACCATCCGCGATAACCTGACTCTGGGCCGCGCACAGGCAACGGACGAGGAAATCCTCAAGGCTCTGGAAGCGGCAGGAGCGCAGGATGTGATCCGCCGCTCCACTGCCGGTCTCGAACATATGGTACTCGAAGGCGGGCGGGGCCTGTCGGGCGGCCAGGTGCAGGGCTTGCTACTGGCGCGCCTCCTGATCCGCGAACCGCGCGTGGCCTTGCTGGACGAGCCGACCGCCGCGATGGACGAGGCAGCGGAGAACCAGTTCATTGAACGCTTCAAGACATGGAGCCGGAACCGCACAGTGTTGATCGCCACGCATCGCACGCGTGTCCTCGAACTGGTCGACCGGATCATCGTCATCCACAATGGCCGGATCGCACTGGACGACCGGAAAGCAGCTGCCTTGCGCACGATGCAACAACGGGGGCAGGCGGCATGA
- a CDS encoding nuclear transport factor 2 family protein, whose protein sequence is MTQADQTVNYRATLEAYIRAWATNDKALLLSIFDDGCILEDPVGTPAFSGHDGLSRFWDFAHQDTGRQLTPALEEIRINADQGVMRFVMQVRDEAKKAGMNLSIIEHIAFAPDGRIRHLRAFWDETNVSIPEGLAPLLPDIEDAYQQ, encoded by the coding sequence ATGACACAGGCGGATCAGACGGTGAATTACAGGGCGACGCTGGAAGCCTATATCCGGGCCTGGGCGACGAACGACAAGGCGTTGCTGCTATCCATTTTCGATGATGGCTGCATTCTCGAAGATCCGGTGGGGACCCCCGCATTTTCCGGCCACGATGGACTTTCCCGTTTCTGGGATTTTGCGCATCAGGATACCGGCCGCCAGCTCACGCCCGCGCTTGAGGAAATCCGCATCAACGCGGATCAGGGCGTTATGCGGTTCGTCATGCAGGTCAGGGATGAGGCGAAGAAAGCAGGTATGAACCTGTCAATCATCGAACATATCGCCTTCGCGCCTGACGGGCGGATCAGGCATCTGCGGGCTTTTTGGGATGAAACGAACGTCAGCATCCCGGAAGGGCTGGCACCGCTGCTCCCTGATATCGAGGATGCTTACCAGCAGTGA
- a CDS encoding TonB-dependent receptor, with the protein MIINFRAGLIASSAVSLSLLATPAWADSQEARNPVPGEIIVTANKRDESISKVGASIAAFDTAMLETRNIGNPEELVQTIPGMALAPSTHGTPVFTLRGVGYNADALGVYPAVSVSIDQAPMPFPVLAGHSMYDLERVEVLKGPQGTLFGQNSTGGAINYIAAKPTKDLQAGFNLDYGRFNEVRGTAYLSGPISETLGMRLAIDAAHRDNWQYSFTRGDKNGEQNYIAARLVTVWEPTDRLRFELNVNGSVDRSDPQALQIIASMPSTPSAPTWEELNVPLTPRKLRAANWSIVGRPQTAIQSATEAARPRGDRKLFQAFLRADFDLSDDIALTSITTFNHLKQKMSFDLDGSEYELVDNPRDDGKISDFSQELRLSNASSAAQFRWTLGANYNRSKVQEYQDITYGANSLSNAGTNFIHISGVDNKGKMESWAVFANGEFDVSDQITLKGAVRYTKSTNKNSMCNLDPTDDQNLSNLFMLLGQLIGGQHVPLAKGDCYTLNPQNLPGDLFRYDLKEDNLSWRVGVDFKASADTLLYANVSRGYKAGSFPVITASLQEQLLPAKQESVTAYEAGFKTKLADNKVQLSGAVFYQDYRNKQVQGTVATGLFGLLQRLDNLPKSHIFGAEADVVIRPVDGLTLTGSASYLKSKVDRYAGTSVFGAPTDFAGSRLPFAPKWTLAGDIDYRIPTASGGAVFVGAAVNYRTSVDAYVGGSSLAIPDNGVNRWTSRIPFKIDGYALVDARLGYEFPGERITVSAWAKNVFNTFHVQNVISYNDIITQAVGQPATYGVSLKVRWK; encoded by the coding sequence ATGATCATCAATTTTCGCGCTGGCTTGATTGCTTCGTCGGCGGTTTCCCTGTCGCTTCTGGCTACTCCGGCTTGGGCAGACAGTCAGGAAGCGCGTAATCCGGTGCCCGGTGAAATCATCGTGACGGCCAACAAGCGCGATGAAAGTATCAGCAAGGTGGGCGCCAGTATTGCGGCTTTCGACACCGCGATGCTTGAAACCCGAAACATCGGCAATCCCGAGGAACTGGTCCAGACGATTCCGGGCATGGCACTGGCGCCTTCCACGCATGGCACGCCGGTGTTCACCTTGCGCGGGGTTGGTTACAATGCCGACGCGCTTGGGGTTTATCCGGCGGTCAGTGTCTCGATCGATCAGGCGCCCATGCCCTTCCCGGTGCTCGCCGGGCATTCGATGTATGATCTTGAACGTGTCGAAGTTCTCAAGGGGCCGCAGGGCACGCTGTTCGGCCAGAACTCCACTGGCGGGGCGATCAACTATATCGCAGCCAAGCCGACCAAGGATTTGCAGGCTGGCTTCAATCTCGATTATGGCCGGTTCAACGAGGTGCGCGGTACGGCCTATCTCAGCGGCCCGATCAGCGAGACACTGGGGATGCGGCTGGCGATTGACGCGGCCCACCGCGATAACTGGCAATACAGCTTTACCCGCGGCGACAAGAACGGCGAACAGAACTATATCGCCGCACGCCTCGTGACGGTGTGGGAGCCGACCGATCGGCTGCGTTTTGAACTCAACGTCAACGGTTCGGTCGATCGTTCCGATCCCCAGGCCTTGCAGATCATCGCGTCGATGCCGTCCACGCCCAGTGCCCCGACATGGGAAGAACTGAACGTTCCCCTGACCCCGCGCAAGCTGCGCGCCGCCAACTGGTCAATTGTCGGGCGGCCGCAAACGGCCATTCAATCGGCCACCGAAGCCGCGCGTCCGCGTGGCGATCGCAAACTGTTCCAGGCATTCCTGCGCGCCGACTTCGATCTGTCGGACGATATCGCGCTGACATCGATCACGACGTTCAATCACCTGAAGCAGAAAATGTCGTTCGATCTTGATGGTTCGGAATACGAACTGGTCGACAACCCGCGGGATGACGGCAAGATTTCGGACTTCAGCCAGGAACTGCGTCTGTCCAACGCCTCCAGCGCCGCGCAATTCCGGTGGACCCTGGGCGCCAATTACAATCGCAGCAAGGTTCAGGAATATCAGGACATTACCTACGGCGCCAACTCGCTGAGCAATGCTGGCACGAATTTCATCCATATCAGCGGCGTTGATAACAAGGGCAAGATGGAATCCTGGGCGGTATTCGCCAACGGGGAATTCGATGTTTCCGATCAGATCACGCTGAAGGGCGCCGTGCGTTACACGAAGTCGACCAACAAGAATTCGATGTGTAACCTTGATCCGACGGACGACCAGAATCTCTCGAACCTGTTCATGCTACTCGGCCAGCTGATTGGCGGCCAGCATGTGCCGCTTGCGAAGGGCGATTGTTACACGCTCAATCCGCAGAACCTGCCGGGCGATCTCTTCCGTTACGACCTGAAGGAAGACAACCTGTCCTGGCGCGTCGGTGTCGATTTCAAGGCGTCGGCGGATACCTTGCTCTATGCCAACGTGTCGCGCGGCTACAAGGCGGGCAGTTTCCCTGTGATTACCGCCTCGTTGCAGGAACAGCTGCTGCCGGCGAAGCAGGAATCGGTTACGGCTTACGAAGCAGGCTTCAAGACCAAGCTGGCGGATAACAAGGTGCAGTTGAGTGGTGCGGTCTTCTATCAGGATTATCGCAACAAACAGGTACAGGGCACCGTTGCCACCGGCCTGTTTGGCCTGCTGCAGCGTCTCGATAACTTGCCGAAGTCGCATATCTTCGGGGCCGAGGCGGATGTGGTTATTCGCCCGGTCGATGGACTGACGCTGACCGGATCGGCCAGCTATCTGAAGTCCAAAGTGGACCGTTATGCGGGAACCAGTGTCTTCGGCGCCCCGACCGATTTCGCGGGAAGCCGCCTGCCGTTTGCCCCCAAATGGACACTGGCAGGCGATATCGATTACCGTATTCCCACCGCATCGGGTGGCGCGGTATTCGTCGGCGCGGCCGTCAATTATCGCACCAGCGTCGATGCCTATGTGGGGGGCAGTTCGCTGGCCATTCCCGACAATGGCGTGAACCGCTGGACATCGCGCATTCCGTTCAAGATCGATGGCTATGCGCTGGTCGATGCCCGTCTGGGATACGAATTCCCCGGCGAACGGATAACCGTATCTGCCTGGGCCAAGAACGTGTTCAACACATTCCATGTGCAGAACGTGATTTCCTACAACGACATCATCACGCAGGCGGTTGGTCAGCCGGCAACCTACGGCGTTTCGCTGAAAGTGCGCTGGAAGTAA